The genomic region CATATCGCAACCGACCTAACCTTTTTAACGAGTTGTTGCCGCCCCCATACCGCAACCGACCTGGACTTTTTATGACATCGGGGAAGTCTTTATGCACGTGTCCCTATAGGGCAACCTTTTTTGTGACATGAAAAAGTCTTTATGCACGTGTCCGTAGACCTGACCTTTTTTGTGACATTGGAAAAGTCTCTATGTACGTGTCCCTGCGGACACGTGCTTCAGAGCCGCAGTCATCGTTATTGAATACTTGAATCAATTTGAACAACCTAACATAAAATCTCGCCGTTTGTGTACACAAGATGAGAACCCTTAAACTCGTCACCCCAAGGAGATGACAAGAATCAATTCCGAAACTCCGTATAATCACCCCAGGAGACCCCTCATCTCTCTCCTCACTCCCACAGGTGGTAGATACGCCTTGCTTCCCTCATTTTGACCATGACGAGTAGCGTGAGCGGTTCGGCTGGGTCCGGTTTAGTAGAGGGACGTGTCCTTGGGTTTAGTAGAGATACGCCTTGCTTCTAGTGGCGTTATGGAGTAGGGGGACGTGTCTTCATCGGGTCTCCTTCGAGCGACATGATCTAGTGTGGGTGTGCGAGATTGGCGGGACGGTGGCGTCGAACTCATCGGTCCTTTTTGTTCTCCGGCTTCTCCATCGGCTTGGTGGCGCCCCTCCACCGCCTCCGAGAGGCTATGAGATCCTGTATTGGAGCTTTGTGGTCGATGTTGGTAGTCTTTTTGGCGATCTCAACGGCCAACGAGAGGTTTGGTTCTCCAGTGCGTGATAGGTTGTCACAGGTACCAGCTCCAGCGGCTCTCCTTCAACTTCGTCGGATGGAAGAACCGGTGCCAGCACTGAGATGCACAAGGGTTTACCCGGATTGACGTGCCACATCGGTAGTGCTTCGTCGTTCACGGCGGGAATTTTCATCGACTCACAAAGCCGGATGTGGGCGATGGCCCGTTCTTAGTTTCTGTGATTGCAGAGGCCTCCGTCTTCTTCTAATGGTAGTTCCCGTGGCGGCGGTGGGCACCAGGCGTTGGTTGGTTTGCAGAAAGCTCTACAAGGACCCGGTTCTATTTTCTTTGTTTAGCGGGAGCATTTTTGTAGTTGTACTAGGACATGTGTGTGTATGCCAAGTTTGACCCTATTTGTTACTAgcagagtgcccgtgcgttgctacgggctatgaTATATATAAATGAATTGAACAAATGATTAGGGTCGTCTCCAAGTCCGACGCTCATTTCTCTCTTGTACGCCCGACCATGTTCGGACATGAAACGGGGGCCTAGCGGGCTTCTCAAAATTCAACCGTCTGGACAGTCCATCCTACCCCAAATCCAGACCATATGTGTGAGAGGAACATGGTGGTCCGCCATGTTATATTCAACACACTGGCCCAACACAAAAGAAAACCCATCCCACGATGGGCCCTTCTCTTTTTTAGTGGACCCTCCTCTTCTTGCTCGGTATCCCGCTGTAGCGGGACATTGCTCGCTAGAACCCACTCCTTTAAAACCACACGATGCCCATATCATCTTCCCCATGACACCCTATCTCCTTCACGCCATATTTCCCGATGGACCGCCAAGGAGGAGTATCCCGCCAACCACCACGCTCTCTGCCCTGAACCCCCCTGCCCCTATTCGTGTCGATCCACCACCGCCTGTTAGGTATATATGCATATATCGGTCGTAGAAATGCATGTTAAATGCATTTTTAAATGTTATAAATAATTCCCAAAAAATTTATCGTCTACATCTCTGCAAAAATATGTGCGCGACACcagtttttttgtcttttttgcacacgAAAAAAATCCTTCGAAACTTTTGGCACACACATAGAATGTGAAGCTGTACATGTGCAAcaattttcagttttttttaaacttGAAAAGGTGTCTTTCGAAGTGGGTGCAATTGTACTTAGGTTCATCCATGTATTTTCCCATCCAGAGCTAGCAGCATACAACTCATTTTGACCGTCCCATGTAAAAATAGACAAGCTACAAGCCACACAGAAAATCAGGCCACCAACGGAGGCTGTAAGGACCAGGCCACCTGAAGTCTCCCACAAACTACAGTTCTTTCGCCAGGCGCAGCGGAGCTCGCCACAATGTCTAGTTATAATTAAACGTCTACAGTTGCATCTAATCAAGCTATAAAAAGGAAGACACCATCTAGCATATATCGTGAGCGCATCCATATAACACAAGTATGCATACAGTCAAGGCATCCAAGAAATGTGTTGCATTTTGAGACCAACATAATTCATCTGTGTGTACTAATCAATAGTTAAAAAATAGCTAGAAACTATTTAGTCTAGCAGATAACTGGAAGTCTAGTCTACCAGGAAGCTAATCACAAAAACATGATAAAAATCAAAACCATAGTCTTTCTATTCCTGGCAATTGATCATCCTATACAGGAAGATATAGTTCATATACCATTAGCAAATAATCTAGGCATATAGGTACAGAAGAGCCACAAGACTGATCCGAGTTTCAGCTTAACATCAACCAATTGCTTAACAGTCCAGAATAAAGTCACAAAATTGCATCAAGAACAGGATCTGACACTTGCATTGTGGTGTTTTCCCACTGTatatctgacacacacactacATGCACTCAGCAGATATGTATCCAACCGGCTATACTCTACGCTCTATGGAATTTGCGGACTTCTTGGCCATGTTAGGTAAAGAAGCTCCGTAAGTGTCATTTCGTAGCAAGATTGCAGCCACTCGTGCCTCCTCCTATATGTAGTACTTGAAACCTTCACATGAAGACTGTCATTAAGAAAATGGCTGTATCAAAGTGAATCTTGTGAAGAGAGTCAATTCAGCTCTACAAATAATGTATACTCTCTACACATGCAAAAAATGTATATCTAAACGGTGAACAAAAAAAGAAATATACTCTCTACAAATAAATGATCAAAGTTTACAAATGCTTGGCTTGTGAACTGCTTAGTTACTCCCTGCTACTAAAAAAAGTCAAGCATACAACTAATATGCCCAAGTTTGAGAGAGACACAATCCAAATGAATTGCCAAAGAGAAGAAAGAACTGCAGAAAAACATGAAAGATCCCCCTGTACAACAGATTGCAGAAAAGACCAATGCATTCTCAAATTATTTGCTCCTTCTGAGCTAAAAAACTCCCTGCGGAGCAAATGGTCGAGCTGGCCGTAGGAAGGAACACACTAAAACATGCCAAGAAAAGTGCATtggtaaaaacaaaacaaaaagaaaatatagGAACAACCAGGACGGGGTTAATGGTTTGGGAACTGAGAGAGTTGATGGGAGGGACAACCGGAGAAGCAAACCTAGCAGAAATTCGCATCTGCTTTTCCAAGATGATGTGCTGCTCGGTGGATGATCATCATCATGCATCCACTGTAAAGGTCCTCGATTCTTATATGCATTCAGTTTCTGCAAGTTCAAAAGGTAGTTCTACATAATCACTAAACAGAGGCACTAACCTGGTACTGAATTTATAGAATAAGTGCAGATCCTTTGTTGAGTCCTCTGCAATCTCAATACTCTGGATCCAACTAATGTTCTTGTCTTGCCCTGCAAATATATACATGATTCGATCTATTTTCAGAAATTTGGATTTCTATTTTCTATGCGATCCACATAGAACATGGGGAATCACCTAAGCTTAGCTGCTGCATCAGACCCAGAACATTCACTAATGCAGTTAAATAGCTGTACAAATATAAAGAACATGAACTTACAACTTCATGGTTCAGTATATGGACAAAAAGACCCACGTCTAGAGATCTAGAGAGAGAGGAACTAAAGGCAAACCATGAACCACGTCCAGCTCCTTGCTCTTgctacgattcgtgttcgacccaCTCCTTGCATGCACCAGTGACCTCATCCATGAGACAAggggggaaagagagggggaggaagATAGAGACAAACCTGAACCGCCTCAACCTTCTTGCTCCTGCTGCTCCGACCAGCAAGTCTCCCTCCACGGTCGACCCCGCCCACATTCGCCACTGCACCAACTCCGCTGTTTTCCCCATCAAGGCAGAGCTCCCGTGCGCGTCTTGTTCGGAGGGGCTCTCCGAGGCCTCGAGGTCCTCATCAAGATCTCATCTCCGAGTACTTCACCCCATACTTTTCACCTAATGTTCTGTACACCTGAATTAGCATTAAGAACACAAGCCATATTAATCAAACCACCGTATGCATACCCAATTAACAGAGGAAAGGGAGATTTTTATCAGTAATTCGTTATGCATGGAGAAACAAATCCACACAACCCAGAAATGAACAGCAGAAACAAATCTGCCCAGGTTCTCACAACCCGAATCTACGAACATACACGAACGGAACGGGCTACGGGAGCACGGATCAGGTCGATCCAAACGCCATGCATTGTCTCAGCATGTGCACCGCATAGAAAACATGCAGGCCTCCGTCAACCATGGGAACGGCCAGCAGAATCGAGCGGAACAAACAGAGGAACATGAATTGGAGCTGCGGTATATGGGGGAAGGGCGTAGGCCGACCTGGGCCATGGGCTCGGTGGGGCGAGGAGGGTGCCGGCGGCGTCGACATTAGAATGAGGacctattttttttaaactgagttTTTAAAAGACCATGTTTCCGTAACTCACAACCAACCTTGCAGCCTCGCGTGGATGTTCATCGACAGAATAGATCGAACTACTATGGTGAGAATGCAGTCAAAAGATATGTGTACCGGTAGAGAGTATGGACCTAGGACTGCCGATCGATGGCTTGACACGCCGGAAGACCACGGGCTGACACAAAAGTCATGGATGAGCTTCTCAACCAGGCGGCTCCTCCCCTCGCCGGTGCTGCAGACCCGTCTCGAACCACAATCACAGATCAGTGGTGATGGCACGCGTCGCACCTTAGATCGATGCAGCGGTGCCAGCGCTTGGTACGTGCGGCGTCGGGGCCGGGGCAGGTAGGGTGGAGTGGGTCGTCGATGGCTGTCAATGCACGGCGAAATCTGGCGGGCGGTGTGAGGTGGAGTGAGGGGAAGGAGGTGTCGTCCTGGTGATCCGCGACGGCCGCGTTCTGGTATTCCGTGATGTATCCGAggcgccggcggcggtggcgtcctGGTGATccgcgatggcggcggcggtcgccggcgtcgcGGCGTTGACTCCCTGGATCAGCGTCGGCGTCTGCGACTGCGTCTCGTCCGGAGACGTGGAGTAGCGGCTTGGGATGAGATCTACGGCAAATTGTGTTTTTTTTCAAACATTAGGTGTAGAGATAAATGCTGGCACGGATGTCCCAAATATAGAAATAAACACCGCatatttttcttcttttccttctcaCCGTTCCTTTGGCTGATGCATATGGCAATGCTTGATTTCATGGACAAAAGTCAATTATCTCTTTCTTAGGAAAATCATAACTCCTGATTGCATGCGAAAATCATAACCCAAATTTTAGAACAAACTTTCCATCCTTTTTCTCTCTGTCTGATGCATATGGAAATGATTGATTGATTTCATGTACAAAAGTCAATTATCTCTTTCTTAGGAAAATCATAACTCCTGATTGCATGCGAAAATCATACCCCAAATTTTAAAAGAAACTTTCCATCCTTTTTATCTCTGTCTGATGCATATGGAAATGATTGATTGATTTCATGGACAAAAGTCAATTATCTCTTTCTTAGGAAAATCATAACTCCTGATTGCATGCCAAAATCATACCCCAAATTTTAAAAGAAACTTTCCATCCTTTTTCTCTCTGTCTGATGCATATGGAAATGATTGATTGATTTCATGGACAAAAGTCAATTATCTCTTTCTTAGGAAAATCATAACTCCTGATTGCATGCGAAAATCATACCCCAAATTTTAGAACAAACTTTCCATCCTTTTTCTCTCTGTCTGATGCATATGGAAATGATTGATTGATTTCCCGTATGTACAAGGGAGATAGGGCGGCCGCATCGGGTGGATCGAGAGACGTTTTTTTTTGGTTTTGCACggtttatttgtttccttaaaatctattatttgtttcctaaagaaatttgcaataatgaaaggtatcggttgatttggataagttagtaaatttagatccgtgattgcgtgcacgtttggaaagtgctgatttgcaaggaaagaactgaggggtaaataaaccggtgaataagaaaccagTATCGAAAAagatctacgacggttaacctacgaaaaaaaaccggacgaaagtggtgggacgaaaaaaaacctggaagcgagactaccaactgctccattaagaGTAGAGATGGACGTCGACAAGTCCGGTACACTCGGGATTTTGCGATGGCAAATCGAATGTTGTCTATAGGAATTTACATACGCGGGGAATGGCCAATTTAGTTGATAAGCACGGCAATTTTGTACTCAGTTTCTTTTTTGTCGGTGAACTACGGTGCTTGTCAACTAAACCTGTCATCCTCATGGCAACTAAAGTTGCCAATAATAAAAGTTCGCTCAAGTTAACTTCCGAAGACAAAAAGTAAACATGTGAAAAATCTGCTAAAATCTGCTAAACACTATAACGTGAAACCGAAAGGGTAAGGAAATCCACCCTAAAAAATGAACGTGTCAATCCCATGATTTTCCATTTTGTTTCGTAGCTTGACCTCACTCTAAGAAATAGTCTGTATCCATGGATGGTGTGAGTAGACACGTGTCCCCTACGAAGGAAAATGCATTGCTCCCCGGACTTTCTTTTCATCGCCGTCCGAAAAGCGTACTACTGTGTGTTTATATGCCTGTGACCGTGACTTCACTTGTCTCTTTCTCTCCGGACTGACGGTGACTCTTCTCTGAATAAACAAGGCGAGCGAGACGGGAGTGCCCGAGACGTCTCGGCACATGCGACGTGCCCAAGATTCATTCACCGACCGAATCTATCCGGCCCCGCGAGGAGTGCATACGTCACGTGACAGTTCGTGCACCGCTGGGCCGCCCGCGCAAACTTAACGCGTCTTCGTGCTGCCCGATCCATCATCGACCGACCGTGGCCGGTGCCAGTAACTAATCGACACTTGCCAGATAACTACTCCTCCTCCTACTACTAGTACTATTCTCAAACGCCTCAGGAATTAAGCTCGAGTCCGTGGAGTCGTACGTTGCACGTGCACGTGCACCGCCCGTTGAATTAAGCAGTCACAGCAGACACTCCGCCTCCACACTCCACTCCACGGCTTGGGTGCAATGCAACAGTGACGTCATGTTTGCGGTGTCCGAGTTCAGAGTGCAATGATCTTCTAGTAGTAGAACATAAATCTTGCACAATTTCATCGAAAGTTTTTAGACTGCAGACCCAAAAAAAAGGGGGACGGAATTTGCATTCTGCTTCATTCCTAAACTATTTGGATGAAATTACTTCTCGTGATATTTTCTGCACTTTATTCTTCTTTCAGTTTGAAGTGTGCAGGGCTGATAATTTGAACTCTTTTTCTTTTTATTGCGGGGAAGCTGATAGTTTGAACCGACAACACACTTCTCCGCAACAACAAATAACACTtgttatactactactactactactactcagctTAGCTTAGCAGTGGCCAAAGTTCAGGTGCAACAAAGTGAAGCCTCGGCAAAATTTCACTTCAGATATATATTAGTAAAGCAGAGTTGGTCTCTTATTACTCTACTACTCCAGCACATGTTACAAAAATTTTCTTGCCAacaaaaaaacatcaaaaaatgaaaaaaaaaattaagGAGGGAAACAGGCTGATGCAACTTGCATTCCCGTGCCCTCTCTGCTTTACGAACACagaactagtactagtactacttcaGAACTGAAGCTCCCGTTCCCTCTCTGCTTCTTCTTTATCCTACGCTGAGTGATGTTGTACGGCAGCCCCATCGGAGAAAGCTGACCGGGCTGGAGAATGGCTCAATCGAGCAGCTCGATCAGTAGCTCCAGAGCGCGACCTCGCCGGCGCCGTAGCCACCGCTGCCGTTGCAGTCGTCGTCGGCTCCGTCCATGTGCGAGCCGCTCGGCCAGTCGCCACCGGCGGCGCTCAACCCGTCGTAGTAGTAGGAATGCTGGTCCAAGTCCCCAATGCCGCCGTACTGCATCGCGTAGTCGTCAAACTGCATCATCGTCATCGGGGGCGCCGGCGCGGACGCCACGGCGGCGGCCACGGACGACGAGGACGCGGGCGCGGCGGGGCACGCGGTCTCGGCGAgcgcgatggcggcggcgcggATGTCGTCGGGGGTGCGGAGCGTGGCGGGGTCGACGGCGAGCAGCGTGGCCGAGTCGGCGAAGTTGAGGCAGGCGGCGCGGCCCCGGAGCGCGAGCGCGGCGACGTCGTGGGCGCGGGCCGCGGCCTCGGGGCTGGCGAAGGTGCCGAGCCAGATGCGGGACTTCTTGTTGGGCTCGCGCACCTCGCACACCCACCGCCCGGCCGCGCcgcgccggcgcacgccccggTACACCGGGTGGCGCGTCTCCCGGAACTTGGTCCGCCCCGCCGGCCGCTTCGGCGGCGCCGACGTCACCGTCGCGTACCCGCCGCCCTGGCCGTTGTCGCCTACGCCGCCGGTGGTGCTGCCGTAGTAGGCCACGCCGCCGCCGTAGTTGTACTGGTCCATGGTGGTCGTGCACGAGGTGGTGTCTGGCCGGTGTCGATGGGTCGAGTTGCTCTGAAGTGCGGCAATGGTGGTGAGTGAGGTGAGGTGAGGTGATGTTGGTTGGGTGTTTGTGTGGGTGAGCCTTGAGATGGGAGTGAGGAGACGGGGATGTATATATAGGATTCGGCGGCGGGGGGAGGGAGAGCAAGGCGGGTTTGAATTGGGAGGTAGGGGCGGCGCGTGGCGGGAGATGGGGGAGTGAGGTGTGAGCTGGAAGGGTGTCCATGGCGCGGGGAGCAGAGGCCGCGAGACGGGTGGATGGATGGGGAAAGCGTGTTGGCGTCAGAGTTTCCTTCGCCCGGGATGCATCGCTCGGGGAAAGCCAGCAAAACATCTGGATATCTTCTATTTCCGGAAGGGAAGGAGGCGGGAAGGGGGGAGGGCGACGTGGAGATGGCGACAGGGGATGCCTTTTCCGGTCTTGTGGGCGGCTGCAAATCTTTTTTTTTGGGGGGAATGGGCGGCCGAATTTCGTGTTTTGACTCTTTTTGATAGTATTTCAGGATCTGACAcctatttgaattttttttcgagatttgacccttttgctaccgccagggccTATGACGGTAGGGTTAGATAGCCTACCGCCACGGCCCATGGCGGTAggggtgcgacggagggggacggcggccgtTTGACTGTGCTGAACGTGGTTAAGCACCTACCGCCAGGAGCTCTGGCGGTAGGCAGTGcgaccctaccgccagagcccaTGGCGGTAGGGTCCTGCTTCAGTGTAATGTTTCTGTAACGAAGAATTGaagggccctggcggtaggctgtgcgACCCTACCTCCAGAGCCCATGGCGGTAGGGTCTTGTTTTTTCAGTGTAATGATTCTGTAACGAAGAATTGAAGTGCCCTGGCGGTAGGCTCtctgaccctaccgccagggtccttgACGGTAGGGTCCTGTGTTTTATGAATTTAAGTTCAATTGCTTGCTTCTTTTCAAATTCAATATGACAATAATATTATAGCAAGTTTCACAAATATGACAACAATATCACAGATCTCAAACAATTAAACTTG from Triticum aestivum cultivar Chinese Spring chromosome 4A, IWGSC CS RefSeq v2.1, whole genome shotgun sequence harbors:
- the LOC100037613 gene encoding dehydration-responsive element-binding protein 1C, which codes for MDQYNYGGGVAYYGSTTGGVGDNGQGGGYATVTSAPPKRPAGRTKFRETRHPVYRGVRRRGAAGRWVCEVREPNKKSRIWLGTFASPEAAARAHDVAALALRGRAACLNFADSATLLAVDPATLRTPDDIRAAAIALAETACPAAPASSSSVAAAVASAPAPPMTMMQFDDYAMQYGGIGDLDQHSYYYDGLSAAGGDWPSGSHMDGADDDCNGSGGYGAGEVALWSY